A DNA window from Porphyromonadaceae bacterium W3.11 contains the following coding sequences:
- the holA gene encoding DNA polymerase III subunit delta, with protein sequence MPYSDKPQNILQEIRPDRKPFPIYILMGVEEYFTDKIEKKILSTYMPNEEERDFNYTLLYGSGTSVEEIMTTCRRYPMGGNRTIVVVREAQALIRGGESGGGHSLEALTTLIDRPNPYNILVLCIKGGKTISRRSKYVKRLEEYGIIVNSPEIRDYQIEPYIQPLAQEHGLKLDFSAIQLVAERIGTDLTRMDNEFEKLETALSPQQRTLVTSDMILKYTSINKEYSVFDLRRALAEKNKAKAIQIAMSLSSDEKRAPVQMLLPQLFDYYANLLIAFYTPPPKTEQAVMKQLGIDRPFFVKEYIQGLRNYGAFKVTQIISYLRRCDARSKGMYGEDGSSEEILIDLVLFIFN encoded by the coding sequence ATGCCGTATAGCGATAAACCACAAAATATCCTTCAGGAGATTCGTCCTGACCGCAAACCGTTCCCGATTTATATCCTGATGGGTGTGGAGGAGTACTTTACGGACAAGATAGAGAAAAAAATCCTATCTACATACATGCCTAATGAAGAAGAGCGGGACTTTAATTATACTTTGCTATATGGGTCAGGTACGAGTGTAGAAGAGATTATGACGACGTGTCGTCGTTACCCTATGGGTGGAAATAGGACAATCGTTGTCGTCCGAGAGGCACAGGCATTGATTCGTGGCGGTGAAAGTGGAGGTGGTCATTCGCTTGAGGCACTAACTACGCTGATTGATAGGCCTAATCCATATAATATATTGGTCTTGTGCATTAAGGGAGGAAAGACTATCTCTCGGCGTAGTAAGTATGTTAAGAGACTAGAGGAGTATGGCATCATAGTGAATAGTCCAGAGATTAGGGATTATCAGATAGAGCCATACATCCAACCCTTGGCACAAGAGCATGGACTGAAACTTGATTTCTCCGCCATCCAGCTGGTCGCTGAACGCATCGGTACCGATTTGACCCGTATGGATAACGAGTTTGAGAAGTTGGAGACCGCCTTGTCTCCTCAGCAGAGAACTTTGGTGACATCAGATATGATACTAAAGTACACGAGTATCAATAAGGAGTACTCTGTCTTTGATTTGAGGCGTGCATTGGCAGAAAAGAATAAAGCAAAAGCCATACAGATTGCGATGAGCCTTTCTTCAGATGAAAAGAGGGCCCCTGTGCAGATGCTTTTGCCACAATTATTTGATTATTATGCAAATCTCTTAATAGCCTTCTATACTCCTCCTCCAAAGACGGAGCAGGCTGTCATGAAGCAATTAGGGATCGATCGACCTTTCTTTGTAAAGGAATATATTCAGGGGTTGAGGAACTATGGGGCCTTTAAAGTGACTCAGATTATTAGTTACTTGAGACGATGTGATGCCCGAAGTAAGGGTATGTATGGGGAGG
- a CDS encoding type I restriction enzyme HsdR N-terminal domain-containing protein, giving the protein MSENKNDTVFDPIRQKRVALTPEERVRQAFVHHLIHKLNYPPSRLANEYCITIGKVQRRCDTVVFSSILQPLMVIEYKAPSISLSQGVVDQAFRYNSVLRVPYIILSNGLQSLAFNVGYDGDPTIQLDHIPTFQELNNNLNQK; this is encoded by the coding sequence ATGAGTGAAAATAAAAACGATACTGTTTTTGACCCCATTCGACAAAAAAGGGTAGCATTAACTCCCGAAGAGAGAGTTAGGCAAGCCTTTGTACACCACCTTATACACAAGCTTAACTACCCACCCTCTCGCTTAGCCAATGAATACTGCATCACCATCGGCAAGGTCCAACGCAGATGTGATACAGTAGTATTCTCCTCAATACTACAGCCCCTAATGGTAATTGAATACAAAGCTCCCAGCATATCACTCTCCCAAGGAGTGGTAGATCAGGCATTTAGATACAATTCCGTCCTTCGAGTCCCCTATATCATACTAAGCAATGGTTTACAGAGCTTGGCTTTTAATGTCGGGTATGATGGTGACCCTACTATTCAATTAGATCACATCCCCACATTTCAAGAGTTAAATAATAACCTTAATCAGAAATAA